A genomic window from Melopsittacus undulatus isolate bMelUnd1 chromosome 7, bMelUnd1.mat.Z, whole genome shotgun sequence includes:
- the DRD5 gene encoding D(1B) dopamine receptor has translation MLRGGRSPLPPATGPPGGAREPVGAPGAAQVAAGSLLALLILWTLFGNVLVCAAIVRYRHLRSKVTNIFIVSLAVSDLLVAVLVMPWKAVAEVAGYWPFGAFCNIWVAFDIMCSTASILNLCVISLDRYWAISSPFRYERKMTQRLALVMISVAWALSVLISFIPVQLNWHKGGDLVDAGDIGDGFGTGWAAAGAVTTWAEDMSTTWVALAAMRPSDGTSGGNDTLTGPTESCDSSLNRTYAISSSLISFYIPVAIMIVTYTRIYRIAQVQIRRISSLERAVEHAQSCRSSHLDCHHHTSLKSSIRKETKVLKTLSVIMGVFVCCWLPFFILNCMVPFCESPPSDPHAGLPCVSETTFNIFVWFGWANSSLNPIIYAFNADFRKVFSNLLGCGQFCSGTPVETVNISNELMSYNQDTLFHKEIVTAYVNMIPNVVDCEENREDPFDRMSQISPDHEAATDSACELDCEREISLGKITPFTSNGLH, from the coding sequence ATGCTGCGGGGCGGCCGGAGCCCGCTGCCGCCGGCGACGGGACCCCCCGGCGGGGCGCGGGAGCCGGTGGGCGCCCCCGGGGCGGCGCAGGTGGCGGCGGGCagcctgctggctctgctcatCCTCTGGACCCTCTTCGGGAACGTGCTGGTGTGCGCGGCCATCGTCCGCTACCGGCACCTGAGGAGCAAGGTCACCAACATCTTCATCGTGTCCCTGGCTGTCTCGGACCTGCTGGTTGCTGTGCTAGTCATGCCCTGGAAGGCGGTGGCAGAGGTGGCTGGGTACTGGCCCTTTGGGGCTTTCTGCAACATCTGGGTGGCTTTTGATATCATGTGCTCCACGGCCTCCATCCTGAACCTGTGTGTGATCAGCTTGGACAGGTACTGGGCTATTTCCAGCCCTTTCCGCTATGAGAGGAAGATGACCCAGCGGTTGGCACTGGTGATGATCAGTGTGGCGTGGGCTTTGTCTGTGCTCATCTCCTTCATCCCTGTCCAGCTCAACTGGCACAAAGGTGGGGATCTTGTGGATGCTGGTGATATTGGAGATGGGTTTGGCActggctgggcagcagcaggtgctgTTACCACCTGGGCAGAAGATATGAGCACCACATGGGTGGCATTAGCAGCAATGAGACCCTCTGACGGGACCTCTGGAGGCAATGATACCCTCACTGGACCAACAGAGAGCTGCGATTCCAGCCTCAACAGGACTTATGCTATTTCATCCTCCTTGATCAGTTTTTATATCCCAGTGGCTATCATGATAGTTACCTACACTCGAATCTACCGCATTGCCCAGGTGCAGATTCGTCGTATCTCTTCCCTAGAGAGGGCAGTTGAGCATGCACAGAGCTGCCGGAGCAGCCACCTTGACTGCCACCATCACACGAGCCTCAAATCCTCCATCAGGAAAGAAACCAAGGTGTTGAAGACACTCTCTGTCATCATGGGTGTCTTTGTCTGCTGCTGGTTGCCGTTCTTCATCTTGAACTGCATGGTTCCCTTCTGTGAGAGCCCACCCAGTGACCCCCATGCTGGTCTTCCCTGTGTCAGTGAGACCACCTTTAATATCTTTGTCTGGTTTGGTTGGGCCAACTCCTCCCTCAATCCCATCATCTATGCCTTTAATGCTGACTTTAGAAAGGTATTCTCCAACCTCCTGGGATGCGGTCAGTTTTGCTCTGGTACTCCAGTGGAAACTGTTAATATAAGCAACGAGCTTATGTCTTACAACCAGGACACCCTTTTCCACAAGGAGATAGTGACAGCTTATGTTAACATGATCCCAAATGTGGTTGACTGTGAGGAAAATCGTGAGGACCCTTTTGATAGGATGTCTCAGATCTCCCCTGACCATGAGGCTGCCACTGACTCTGCCTGTGAGCTGGACTGTGAGAGGGAGATTTCATTAGGCAAAATAACACCTTTCACTTCAAATGGTTTACATTAA